A window from Actinomycetospora corticicola encodes these proteins:
- a CDS encoding DUF202 domain-containing protein, producing MTSPSDAGLQAERTGLAWSRTSLAAAANAALLAARELTHLEFSLALFPAGLALVVAAATALYGRHRTRVLRHAPLPTPLAARHAVPVLGGAVVLLAVVSAVVLLV from the coding sequence GTGACCAGCCCGAGCGACGCCGGCCTGCAGGCCGAGCGGACCGGACTCGCCTGGAGTCGCACCTCGCTGGCCGCCGCCGCGAACGCGGCGCTGCTCGCGGCCCGGGAGCTCACGCACCTCGAGTTCTCGCTGGCCCTGTTCCCGGCCGGCCTCGCGCTCGTCGTCGCCGCGGCGACCGCGCTGTACGGCCGCCACCGCACCCGGGTGCTGCGCCACGCCCCGCTGCCCACCCCGCTCGCCGCCCGGCACGCGGTGCCGGTCCTGGGCGGGGCGGTGGTGCTGCTGGCGGTCGTGTCGGCCGTGGTCCTGCTGGTGTGA
- a CDS encoding type II toxin-antitoxin system Phd/YefM family antitoxin, whose product MAEVPVRALNQDTAGVLARVKAGEHLAVTERGRVVAHLTPAVPVALAGLVTTGRVRPPSLHGPLPVPPGPVETDSEAGALMRHLRDHERS is encoded by the coding sequence ATGGCCGAGGTTCCCGTTCGAGCCCTCAACCAGGACACCGCCGGGGTCCTGGCGCGCGTCAAGGCCGGCGAGCACCTGGCGGTCACCGAGCGCGGCCGGGTCGTCGCCCACCTGACGCCCGCCGTCCCCGTCGCTCTCGCCGGTCTGGTCACCACGGGGCGGGTCCGGCCACCGAGCCTGCACGGGCCGCTCCCCGTTCCGCCCGGTCCGGTGGAGACCGACTCCGAGGCGGGAGCGCTGATGCGGCACCTCCGCGACCACGAACGTTCCTGA
- a CDS encoding enoyl-CoA hydratase/isomerase family protein: MPDVAERFHDRVRYERTGHVATITYDRPDKLNAIDGAMRDGLNAAFDRLRSDDEAWVGVVTGEGRAFCAGADFTSERNPAGEFPGSYWERPTVNSFESGWEIHKPVIAAVNGLCLGYGLTLVTWCDIVIASDRAAFGFPEVKLGVPTIVGALRLPGRVGWQPAMELLLTGETISAARAKEIGLALQVVPHDELGSAVDAFAQRLLAGAPLAQRAIKEVARRGPEMSQTDAIRFGETMRRVAGSTEDAKEGGLAAREKRSPRWQGR, encoded by the coding sequence ATGCCCGACGTCGCCGAGCGTTTCCACGACCGTGTCCGCTACGAGCGCACGGGTCACGTCGCGACGATCACCTACGACCGGCCGGACAAGCTCAACGCCATCGACGGCGCGATGCGCGACGGTCTCAACGCCGCCTTCGACCGGCTGCGGTCCGACGACGAGGCCTGGGTCGGCGTGGTGACCGGCGAGGGCCGGGCCTTCTGCGCGGGCGCGGACTTCACCTCCGAGCGGAACCCGGCCGGCGAGTTCCCGGGCTCGTACTGGGAGCGCCCGACGGTGAACTCGTTCGAGTCCGGGTGGGAGATCCACAAGCCGGTGATCGCCGCCGTCAACGGGCTCTGCCTCGGCTACGGGCTGACGCTCGTCACGTGGTGCGACATCGTGATCGCCTCCGACCGCGCCGCCTTCGGCTTCCCCGAGGTGAAGCTCGGCGTCCCGACGATCGTCGGCGCGCTCCGGCTCCCCGGCCGCGTCGGCTGGCAGCCCGCGATGGAACTGCTGCTGACCGGCGAGACGATCTCGGCGGCGCGCGCGAAGGAGATCGGCCTCGCCCTGCAGGTGGTGCCGCACGACGAGCTCGGGTCCGCCGTGGACGCGTTCGCGCAGCGCCTCCTCGCGGGCGCGCCGTTGGCCCAGCGGGCGATCAAGGAGGTCGCCCGCCGGGGCCCGGAGATGTCGCAGACCGACGCCATCCGCTTCGGCGAGACGATGCGCCGCGTCGCCGGGTCGACCGAGGACGCGAAGGAGGGCGGGCTCGCAGCGCGGGAGAAGCGGAGCCCGCGCTGGCAGGGCCGCTGA
- a CDS encoding LLM class F420-dependent oxidoreductase, giving the protein MRIGMGINYAGGFEETVAELAEHEKAGLDIVFVPEAYSFDAVSQLGFIAARTERVEIASGILQIYTRTPTLTAMTAAGLDYVSGGRFTLGLGASGPQVIEGFHGVPYDAPLGRTREIMDICRQVWRREKVEHAGKHYSIPLPEGQGTGLGKPLKLINHPVRSAIPILVAALGPKNVALVAEKADGWQPIFFVPEKAQDVWGDSLAAGKARRDPSLGPLQVFLQTSFFVTEDSHVAGQMLDGMRNMVALYVGGMGAKGKNFYNDVARRYGYDDEAETIQDLYLSGKKEEAAKEVPEELLRAISLIGPRSYVAERMAAFADAGVTTLNITPLGGTTAERVALVGQAKELASELG; this is encoded by the coding sequence GTGCGCATCGGGATGGGGATCAACTACGCCGGCGGGTTCGAGGAGACGGTCGCCGAGCTGGCCGAGCACGAGAAGGCCGGCCTCGACATCGTCTTCGTGCCCGAGGCCTACAGCTTCGACGCGGTCAGCCAGCTCGGGTTCATCGCCGCCCGCACGGAGCGGGTCGAGATCGCCTCCGGGATCCTGCAGATCTACACGCGGACCCCCACGCTCACCGCGATGACGGCGGCCGGCCTCGACTACGTCTCGGGCGGGCGCTTCACCCTCGGCCTCGGGGCGTCCGGCCCGCAGGTCATCGAGGGCTTCCACGGCGTCCCCTACGACGCCCCGCTCGGGCGGACCCGCGAGATCATGGACATCTGCCGGCAGGTCTGGCGCCGGGAGAAGGTGGAGCACGCCGGGAAGCACTACTCGATCCCGCTGCCCGAGGGGCAGGGCACCGGGCTCGGCAAGCCGCTCAAGCTGATCAACCACCCGGTGCGGTCGGCGATCCCGATCCTCGTCGCGGCGCTCGGGCCGAAGAACGTCGCGCTCGTCGCCGAGAAGGCCGACGGCTGGCAGCCGATCTTCTTCGTGCCGGAGAAGGCGCAGGACGTCTGGGGCGACTCGCTCGCCGCCGGGAAGGCCAGGCGCGACCCGTCGTTGGGACCGCTGCAGGTCTTCCTGCAGACCTCGTTCTTCGTCACCGAGGACTCCCACGTCGCCGGGCAGATGCTCGACGGCATGCGGAACATGGTCGCGCTCTACGTCGGCGGGATGGGCGCGAAGGGCAAGAACTTCTACAACGACGTCGCCCGCCGCTACGGCTACGACGACGAGGCCGAGACCATCCAGGACCTGTACCTGTCCGGGAAGAAGGAGGAGGCGGCGAAGGAGGTCCCCGAGGAGCTCCTGCGCGCCATCTCGCTGATCGGACCGCGCTCCTACGTCGCCGAGCGCATGGCGGCCTTCGCCGACGCGGGCGTCACGACGTTGAACATCACGCCGCTCGGGGGCACGACGGCGGAGCGGGTCGCGTTGGTCGGGCAGGCCAAGGAGCTCGCCTCCGAGCTCGGCTAG
- a CDS encoding type II toxin-antitoxin system VapC family toxin, which yields MLYLDTAALVKLVRPEPETSTLLPWLNDRTGTPWLTSVIAEVELPRVLRRVAPMALGAVPALLARLHRCELDEVVRATAASLAGDHLRNLDAIHLATATVVAGAALEEFVTYDRRLAQEAVGLGLRVAAPGADQGPAWP from the coding sequence ATGCTCTATCTCGACACCGCGGCGCTGGTGAAGCTGGTCCGCCCGGAGCCGGAGACCTCCACCCTGCTCCCCTGGTTGAACGACCGGACGGGGACGCCCTGGCTCACCTCGGTGATCGCCGAGGTCGAACTGCCCCGGGTACTGCGGCGCGTCGCTCCGATGGCGCTCGGCGCGGTTCCCGCCCTCCTGGCGCGGTTGCACCGCTGCGAGCTGGACGAGGTCGTGCGGGCCACGGCCGCGTCCCTCGCCGGCGACCACCTCCGCAACCTCGACGCGATCCACCTGGCGACGGCGACGGTCGTCGCCGGGGCGGCGCTCGAGGAGTTCGTCACCTACGACCGTCGTCTCGCTCAGGAGGCCGTCGGGCTGGGACTCCGGGTCGCGGCGCCCGGGGCGGACCAGGGTCCGGCGTGGCCGTGA
- a CDS encoding flavin reductase, translating into MRTDFDPAELGPGAFYKLLNSVVVPRPIAWVATTSADGVDNLAPHSFFTVACVDPPVVQFTSVGRKDSLANVEATREMTVSLTPEWLFEEVNATGTNFPHDADEFAEVGLEREPSTHVRPPRVARSPVVLECVLHSTVCLGDSTVVFGRVVHAAVSDDVLVDGRPQIDRLKPLARLGGNQWSTIGEVLEKRRIDVQDWPEGYEGSGAAGG; encoded by the coding sequence GTGCGCACCGACTTCGACCCCGCTGAGCTCGGCCCGGGCGCGTTCTACAAGCTGCTGAACTCGGTGGTGGTGCCGCGCCCGATCGCCTGGGTCGCGACGACGTCGGCCGACGGGGTGGACAACCTCGCGCCGCACTCGTTCTTCACCGTCGCCTGCGTCGACCCGCCGGTCGTGCAGTTCACCTCGGTCGGGCGCAAGGACTCGCTGGCCAACGTCGAGGCCACCCGCGAGATGACCGTCTCGCTGACGCCGGAGTGGCTGTTCGAGGAGGTCAACGCCACCGGGACGAACTTCCCGCACGACGCCGACGAGTTCGCCGAGGTCGGGCTCGAGCGCGAGCCGTCGACCCACGTCCGTCCGCCCCGCGTGGCCCGCTCACCTGTCGTCCTCGAGTGCGTCCTGCACTCCACGGTGTGCCTGGGCGACTCGACGGTGGTGTTCGGCCGGGTGGTGCACGCCGCGGTCTCCGACGACGTCCTGGTCGACGGGCGGCCGCAGATCGACCGCCTCAAGCCGCTGGCCCGGCTCGGCGGCAACCAGTGGTCGACGATCGGCGAGGTCCTGGAGAAGCGCCGGATCGACGTGCAGGACTGGCCGGAGGGCTACGAGGGGTCCGGGGCCGCGGGCGGCTGA
- a CDS encoding acetyl-CoA C-acetyltransferase codes for MGDAVICEPIRTPVGGFGGSLRDVPVQELGATVIRELVRRTGVTAEAIDDVVFGHCYPTMDAPAIGRVAALDAGLDVTVPGIQIDRRCGSGLQAVLYAAMAVASGANDLVLAGGAESMSGASYFTDKVRWGTKAGGFEMKDSLAQGRVHAGGVNHPVPGGMIETAENVRKKYSIGREEQDRLAVRSHEKATAAVKEGRYADELVPVTIHGRKGDTVVDQDEHIRPDANLESLAKLRPIMGRQDPDATVTAGNASGQNDGAAVCIVTTPEKARELGLRPLARLVSWGVAGCGPEIMGIGPVPATEKALGQAGLTLADMDVIELNEAFAAQALGVAREWGIDLIDDERVNPNGSGISLGHPVGATGVRILTTMLREMDRREARYGLETMCIGGGQGLAAVFERLS; via the coding sequence GTGGGCGACGCCGTGATCTGTGAGCCGATCCGTACTCCCGTCGGTGGTTTCGGGGGGTCGCTGCGCGACGTCCCGGTCCAGGAGCTGGGCGCCACCGTGATCCGCGAGCTGGTCCGTCGCACGGGCGTGACCGCCGAGGCGATCGACGACGTGGTCTTCGGGCACTGCTACCCGACGATGGACGCCCCGGCGATCGGGCGGGTCGCGGCGCTGGACGCCGGGCTCGACGTGACGGTGCCGGGCATCCAGATCGACCGGCGGTGCGGGTCGGGCCTGCAGGCCGTGCTCTACGCCGCGATGGCCGTCGCCTCGGGCGCGAACGACCTGGTCCTGGCCGGGGGTGCGGAGTCGATGTCGGGCGCCTCGTACTTCACCGACAAGGTGCGGTGGGGCACCAAGGCCGGCGGGTTCGAGATGAAGGACTCCCTGGCCCAGGGCCGCGTGCACGCCGGTGGGGTGAACCACCCGGTGCCCGGCGGGATGATCGAGACCGCGGAGAACGTCCGCAAGAAGTACTCGATCGGTCGCGAGGAGCAGGACCGCCTCGCCGTCCGCAGCCACGAGAAGGCGACGGCCGCGGTCAAGGAGGGTCGCTACGCCGACGAGCTCGTGCCGGTGACGATCCACGGCCGCAAGGGCGACACCGTGGTCGACCAGGACGAGCACATCCGTCCGGACGCGAACCTGGAGTCGCTGGCGAAGCTGCGCCCGATCATGGGCCGACAGGACCCCGATGCGACGGTGACCGCCGGCAACGCCTCGGGCCAGAACGACGGCGCCGCGGTGTGCATCGTGACCACCCCCGAGAAGGCCCGGGAGCTGGGGCTGCGGCCGCTGGCCCGGCTGGTGTCGTGGGGTGTGGCCGGTTGCGGGCCGGAGATCATGGGGATCGGGCCGGTGCCCGCCACGGAGAAGGCGCTCGGGCAGGCGGGGCTGACGCTCGCCGACATGGACGTCATCGAGCTGAACGAGGCGTTCGCCGCCCAGGCACTCGGCGTGGCCCGCGAGTGGGGCATCGACCTCATCGACGACGAGCGGGTCAACCCGAACGGCTCCGGCATCTCCCTCGGGCACCCCGTCGGCGCCACGGGCGTCCGCATCCTGACGACGATGCTGCGCGAGATGGACCGCCGCGAGGCCCGCTACGGGCTCGAGACGATGTGCATCGGTGGCGGTCAGGGCCTCGCCGCGGTGTTCGAGCGGCTGTCGTAG
- a CDS encoding MaoC family dehydratase, which yields MRKFADVEELRAAVGEDLGTSDWVLVDQERINVFADATDDHQWIHTDPDQAAAGPFGQTVAHGFLTVALMPKFGWDTFKVEGVSMTVNYGLNKVRFPSPVPVGSRIRGHCRLVDVADVKGGVQATIGGTVEIEGSDKPACVAEVILRYVL from the coding sequence TTGCGGAAGTTCGCCGACGTCGAGGAACTGCGCGCCGCGGTGGGGGAGGATCTCGGGACCAGCGACTGGGTCCTCGTCGACCAGGAGCGCATCAACGTCTTCGCCGACGCCACCGACGACCACCAGTGGATCCACACCGACCCCGACCAGGCCGCCGCAGGACCGTTCGGGCAGACCGTCGCCCACGGGTTCCTCACCGTCGCCCTCATGCCCAAGTTCGGCTGGGACACGTTCAAGGTCGAGGGCGTGTCCATGACGGTGAACTACGGGCTGAACAAGGTCCGGTTCCCCTCGCCCGTCCCGGTCGGCAGCCGCATCCGGGGGCACTGCAGGCTCGTCGACGTCGCCGACGTCAAGGGCGGGGTGCAGGCCACCATCGGCGGCACCGTGGAGATCGAGGGCTCGGACAAGCCGGCCTGCGTGGCCGAGGTGATCCTGCGGTACGTGCTGTAG
- a CDS encoding DMT family transporter: MLVRPPPPAVAAHPVLAVGLALCSAFLYALAAALQRLAAGRTGDRSHDGRAFFGALVRQPVWWGGVGSMAAGAGIHVVALGLGSVTLVQPIGVLALVLALPLDARFERRVVTRAEWAAAAVLVAGLGGLLALAPHHGGGGTAPPAGLVAVVIAAGVVLALLVGTSARLRTASRAVCRAAGAGLCAGTTSGLVRPVLHGLHRGPFDVGLLTAGVAVLVLPVLGLLLLQTAYRDGGLDAGLATQTTIDPVVAGTIGIAVLGERFTGGPGGAVLAAGCAVVTVAGLVWLIRSGPGAVTSRAAAAAPTSC; the protein is encoded by the coding sequence GTGCTCGTGCGACCGCCCCCGCCCGCGGTCGCGGCGCACCCGGTCCTCGCCGTCGGGCTCGCACTCTGCTCCGCCTTCCTCTACGCGCTCGCGGCCGCCCTGCAGCGCCTGGCCGCCGGCCGCACCGGGGACCGCTCGCACGACGGGCGCGCCTTCTTCGGTGCCCTGGTCCGACAACCCGTCTGGTGGGGCGGGGTGGGCTCGATGGCGGCCGGGGCCGGCATCCACGTGGTCGCCCTCGGCCTGGGCTCGGTGACGCTCGTCCAGCCGATCGGGGTGCTCGCGCTCGTCCTCGCCCTGCCGCTCGACGCCCGCTTCGAACGGCGGGTGGTGACGCGCGCCGAGTGGGCGGCGGCGGCCGTCCTCGTCGCGGGGCTCGGCGGCCTGCTCGCCCTCGCCCCGCACCACGGCGGGGGCGGGACGGCCCCGCCGGCGGGTCTCGTCGCCGTGGTGATCGCGGCGGGGGTGGTCCTCGCGCTGCTCGTCGGCACGAGCGCGCGGCTGCGCACGGCCTCCCGGGCGGTCTGCCGGGCGGCCGGCGCGGGGCTCTGCGCCGGGACGACGTCGGGTCTGGTCCGGCCGGTGCTGCACGGGCTGCACCGCGGCCCGTTCGACGTCGGGCTCCTGACGGCGGGGGTGGCGGTCCTCGTCCTGCCCGTGCTCGGCCTGCTGCTGCTCCAGACCGCCTACCGCGACGGCGGGCTCGACGCCGGTCTCGCCACGCAGACCACGATCGACCCGGTGGTGGCCGGGACGATCGGGATCGCGGTGCTCGGCGAGCGGTTCACCGGGGGACCGGGCGGGGCCGTGCTCGCCGCCGGCTGCGCGGTGGTCACCGTCGCGGGGCTGGTGTGGCTGATCCGGTCCGGGCCCGGTGCCGTCACGTCCCGTGCAGCCGCAGCCGCGCCCACGAGTTGTTGA
- a CDS encoding sulfite oxidase, which produces MYGKRPDMTVHQVEPFNAEPPRAALAASTITPLDVFYCRNHGPVPEADPETWRLEVAGLVTTPLSLSLDDLRTRFPVATETATLQCAGNRRAGLVEVRDIPGEAPWGPTATATATWTGVRLADVLTAAGVSPSASDVEFLGVDVSDIADPPQEFGGSVPLRKAGMPEVLLAWAMNDEPLSPVHGAPLRVVVPGYIGARSVKWVRRIEVRDRPSANFFQASTYRLLPPDAEVTATPGEGVELGLVAVNSDVLRPDDGSSHPAGPVAVAGYAFAGGDRTVARVDVSTDGGSTWSQAELDEQVSPWAWRRWSITVDLPRGDTELLARAWDSSAALQPERPEHVWNPKGYVNNSWARLRLHGT; this is translated from the coding sequence ATGTACGGCAAACGCCCCGACATGACCGTCCACCAGGTCGAACCCTTCAACGCCGAGCCACCGCGGGCGGCGCTCGCGGCCTCGACCATCACGCCGCTCGACGTCTTCTACTGCCGCAACCACGGCCCGGTGCCCGAGGCCGACCCCGAGACCTGGCGACTCGAGGTCGCGGGCCTGGTGACCACCCCGCTCTCGCTCTCGCTCGACGACCTGCGGACCCGCTTCCCGGTCGCCACCGAGACCGCCACCCTGCAGTGCGCGGGCAACCGCCGCGCCGGACTGGTCGAGGTCCGCGACATCCCCGGCGAGGCGCCGTGGGGCCCCACGGCGACCGCCACGGCCACCTGGACCGGCGTGCGGCTCGCCGACGTCCTGACCGCGGCGGGTGTGTCCCCGAGCGCGTCGGACGTCGAGTTCTTGGGCGTCGACGTCAGCGACATCGCGGACCCGCCGCAGGAGTTCGGCGGGTCGGTCCCGCTGCGCAAGGCGGGCATGCCCGAGGTGCTGCTGGCGTGGGCGATGAACGACGAGCCGTTGTCGCCGGTCCACGGCGCGCCCCTGCGGGTCGTCGTGCCGGGCTACATCGGGGCGCGCAGCGTGAAGTGGGTCCGGCGGATCGAGGTGCGCGACCGCCCGTCGGCGAACTTCTTCCAGGCCTCGACCTACCGGCTCCTGCCACCCGACGCCGAGGTCACCGCCACCCCGGGGGAGGGGGTCGAGCTCGGGCTGGTCGCCGTCAACAGCGACGTCCTCCGTCCCGACGACGGGTCGTCCCACCCGGCCGGTCCCGTCGCGGTCGCGGGCTACGCGTTCGCGGGCGGCGACCGCACGGTCGCCCGCGTCGACGTCTCCACCGACGGCGGCTCCACCTGGTCCCAGGCCGAGCTCGACGAGCAGGTCAGCCCGTGGGCCTGGCGCCGCTGGTCGATCACGGTCGACCTGCCGCGCGGGGACACCGAACTGCTCGCCCGGGCCTGGGACTCCTCGGCGGCGCTGCAGCCGGAACGTCCCGAGCACGTGTGGAACCCGAAGGGCTACGTCAACAACTCGTGGGCGCGGCTGCGGCTGCACGGGACGTGA
- a CDS encoding thioesterase family protein — protein MSTSGHHESITVRGYETDANRHLNHAEYHRYGEHGREETFRAATVGINALSADGIGPVILETTARFLAELVVGDEVDVVTTTSFGAGKTFRMDAELVRARDGVTAATITGVMGLLDHGTRRLVADPYGRLRAIAEDTAAFDATIQPPAAPDPS, from the coding sequence GTGAGCACTTCCGGCCACCACGAGTCCATCACCGTCCGCGGCTACGAGACCGACGCGAACCGGCACCTCAACCACGCGGAGTACCACCGGTACGGCGAGCACGGCCGTGAGGAGACCTTCCGCGCCGCGACCGTCGGCATCAACGCGCTCTCCGCGGACGGCATCGGGCCGGTGATCCTCGAGACCACCGCGCGCTTCCTCGCCGAGCTCGTCGTCGGCGACGAGGTGGACGTCGTCACGACGACGAGCTTCGGCGCCGGGAAGACCTTCCGGATGGACGCCGAGCTGGTCCGCGCCCGCGACGGCGTCACCGCCGCCACGATCACCGGCGTCATGGGACTGCTCGACCACGGCACCCGGCGCCTGGTGGCCGACCCGTACGGCCGCCTGCGGGCGATCGCCGAGGACACCGCCGCGTTCGACGCGACGATTCAGCCGCCCGCGGCCCCGGACCCCTCGTAG
- a CDS encoding MarR family winged helix-turn-helix transcriptional regulator, giving the protein MNAAVGERLALSVPEGVDERWVTSDRIGLQLIRLIRLIERQRVIKAKKDGVERAAYVLLARLVIEGPHRSNALAEAVHSDPSTVSRQIAALVRIGYVERRPDPADGRACLLAATDEGHRVFAANRDLRNRWISDVTSDWDDADRERLVELMDRFTTALENHHESGAAGAEEDR; this is encoded by the coding sequence ATGAACGCAGCAGTCGGTGAGCGCCTCGCGCTCTCGGTCCCCGAGGGGGTCGACGAGCGTTGGGTGACCTCGGACCGGATCGGCCTCCAGCTGATCCGGCTGATCCGCCTCATCGAGCGGCAGCGGGTCATCAAGGCCAAGAAGGACGGTGTCGAGCGGGCGGCCTACGTCCTGCTCGCGCGGTTGGTCATCGAGGGCCCGCACCGGTCGAACGCCCTGGCCGAGGCGGTGCACTCCGACCCGTCCACGGTCAGCCGGCAGATCGCCGCCCTGGTCCGCATCGGCTACGTCGAGCGCCGGCCCGACCCGGCCGACGGCCGGGCGTGCCTGCTGGCCGCCACCGACGAGGGCCACCGGGTCTTCGCCGCGAACCGGGACCTGCGCAACCGCTGGATCTCCGACGTCACGAGCGACTGGGACGACGCCGACCGCGAGCGGCTCGTGGAGCTGATGGACCGCTTCACCACCGCGCTCGAGAACCACCACGAGTCCGGCGCCGCGGGCGCCGAGGAGGACCGATGA
- a CDS encoding chloride channel protein, giving the protein MSVQPNAVPFTLAWRFWVVVLLVGVGAGLAGGLLTLLLHLVQDLAFGYHDTSFQAGVDAAPWWRRLLVPTLAGLVAGLGWWWLRGPVSRRLGPMRGVSGAVWTPDARMGLRRTVLDGLLQIVVVAMGASLGREGAPREIAAALGSRLGELTGLTDDQRRLLVACGAGAGLAAVYDVPFGGALFTLEVLLGSLALPVAIPAAVTATLGAVVAWSIVGDAAVYAVPPFPTTGAAVVFAVLAAPVCGLAAVGFVRLVTWSRGPRPTGWRLPVATTVVFAAIGALATGLPELLGNGKGPTQIVLDGDGPVLVLAALVLLKPLATVASLRAGASGGLFTPTLATGALLGALLGHGWVLLWPGSPVGAFALIGAAAFVAAALQAPLAAVVLVLELTRVGTGLLVPVTLAAVLGVLVARLVEPRSTTTAGLLEPPTPPSGRKPSLE; this is encoded by the coding sequence GTGAGCGTGCAGCCCAACGCGGTCCCGTTCACGCTCGCGTGGCGGTTCTGGGTCGTCGTGCTGCTCGTGGGGGTGGGCGCGGGGCTCGCGGGCGGGCTGCTGACGCTGCTCCTGCACCTCGTGCAGGACCTCGCCTTCGGCTACCACGACACGTCGTTCCAGGCGGGGGTCGACGCCGCCCCGTGGTGGCGGCGCCTGCTCGTCCCCACCCTCGCCGGCCTCGTCGCGGGCCTCGGCTGGTGGTGGCTGCGCGGACCGGTGTCGCGACGCCTCGGCCCGATGCGGGGCGTGTCCGGGGCGGTGTGGACGCCGGACGCACGGATGGGCCTGCGCCGGACCGTGCTCGACGGCCTGCTGCAGATCGTCGTCGTGGCGATGGGCGCGTCCCTCGGCCGCGAGGGCGCACCGCGGGAGATCGCGGCGGCGCTCGGCTCCCGCCTCGGCGAGCTGACCGGGCTCACCGACGACCAGCGGCGCCTGCTCGTCGCCTGCGGCGCCGGCGCCGGACTCGCCGCGGTCTACGACGTCCCGTTCGGCGGCGCCCTGTTCACCCTCGAGGTGCTCCTCGGCTCGCTCGCGCTGCCGGTCGCGATCCCGGCCGCGGTCACGGCCACGCTCGGCGCGGTCGTCGCCTGGTCCATCGTCGGCGACGCCGCGGTCTACGCCGTCCCGCCCTTCCCGACGACGGGTGCCGCGGTCGTCTTCGCGGTCCTCGCCGCCCCCGTGTGCGGGCTGGCCGCCGTGGGGTTCGTCCGCCTCGTGACGTGGTCGCGGGGCCCGCGACCGACCGGGTGGCGGCTGCCGGTCGCGACGACCGTGGTGTTCGCGGCGATCGGTGCCCTCGCGACCGGGCTCCCGGAGCTGCTGGGCAACGGCAAGGGCCCCACCCAGATCGTGCTCGACGGCGACGGGCCGGTGCTGGTCCTCGCGGCCCTCGTGCTGCTCAAGCCGCTCGCCACCGTCGCGTCGTTGCGCGCCGGCGCGAGCGGCGGGCTGTTCACCCCGACGCTGGCCACCGGGGCCCTGCTCGGCGCCCTGCTGGGCCACGGGTGGGTGCTGCTGTGGCCGGGCAGCCCGGTCGGCGCCTTCGCGCTCATCGGTGCCGCGGCGTTCGTCGCCGCTGCCCTGCAGGCCCCGCTCGCCGCCGTGGTGCTGGTCCTCGAGCTGACCCGTGTGGGCACCGGCCTGCTCGTGCCGGTCACGCTCGCGGCCGTGCTCGGGGTGCTGGTGGCGCGACTGGTCGAGCCGCGCTCCACGACGACGGCGGGGCTGCTCGAGCCCCCTACCCCGCCGTCGGGAAGGAAGCCGAGCCTCGAGTAG
- a CDS encoding YidH family protein gives MSEAGTAPPEDEEREPDYRFTLANERTFLAWLRTSLSLLAAGVAVVQLVPSFPIPHARGVTGGLLAVLAVVAAASGVLRWRSVEDAIRHDRPLPRQRVPWVMATGLVVLALFGLVLIVLRGEA, from the coding sequence ATGTCGGAGGCCGGGACGGCCCCACCCGAGGACGAGGAGCGCGAACCGGACTACCGGTTCACCCTCGCGAACGAACGCACCTTCCTCGCCTGGCTCCGGACCTCGCTGTCCCTGCTCGCCGCGGGCGTCGCGGTGGTGCAGCTGGTGCCGTCGTTCCCGATCCCCCACGCCCGCGGGGTCACCGGCGGCCTGCTCGCGGTGCTGGCGGTCGTCGCGGCCGCCTCGGGCGTGCTGCGGTGGCGCTCGGTCGAGGACGCGATCCGGCACGACCGCCCGCTCCCCCGCCAGCGTGTCCCCTGGGTCATGGCGACCGGTCTGGTGGTCCTGGCCCTGTTCGGGCTCGTGCTCATCGTGCTGCGCGGCGAGGCGTGA